TATCACCTATGCTGACAGTGTCCTGACTACCAAGCGGCTGGCCGGTGAAGTTCACATTCCTTTTTCTGTTTGGGTACCGCATGTTTTAACTATGGGAGCAGAATATCAGCACGATAAGCTGAATGATCCTGACGGTCTGCGCCGCATTCCTATGCCGAATGCTGTGTACCCAGCTGCGGCTAATCACACGCCATCGCTTAGTAGCTGGGCCGGCTACGTGGAAGACAATATCAGTCTTACCGAACAGTTGAAAGTGGTACCGATGCTGCGCTATGACCATAATAATAAAACTGGCGGTAATGTTAGCCCTGGAATCAATATGTCATGGCAGTTGCATCCAAACTGGCTGCTCAAAGGTGGTATCGCACGAGCATACAAAGTACCTAACCTGTATCAAAGTACAGACAGCTATATGCTGTACAGTAAAGGTAACGGCTGTGCTGTTTCTTCAGGCAGTGGCCGCGGTTGCTACTTGATTGGTAATAGTAAGCTAAAACCGGAAACCAGTGTGAATAAGGAAATTGGCTTTGAATTTAGCAAAAATGGCTATCTGGCTTCGCTGGCTTATTTCCGTAATGATTATAAAAATAAGATTGAAGCCGGACGGCAAATCATTTTCACCGGAAGTTCCGGAATCAGTGCCCGCCCCGGTGGCTATGATTACTTTGAATGGACCAATACACGTAAAGCGCTGGTAGAGGGACTGGAAGGCAACTTTACTTTGCCGTTTTCCCAACAGTGGAAATGGGTGAATAATTTTACTTATATGTTTAATTCCAAAAACAAGGAAACCGGTAATCCGTTGTCTATTATTCCCAAATATACAATTAACTCCTCTCTGGCTTGGACACCTACGGAAAAATGGGATACGTTGCTGACTTATACCTATTACGGCCGACAGAAACCACGTACCGTGCCGGTCAATCCGGTAGAAGCAGGGATTGGCAATGGCGGACAAGGCACAGTCGGTCTGAGTGGCGAAGAAATGGGCAGCTATGGTATCTGGGGAATTTCAGCCGGATATGCGGTGAATAAAAACATCAATGTTCGCGCAGGGATGTCAAATATATTCAATAAGCGCATCTATGCTTCCACTTTACGCGGTACGGCCTACACTTATAACGAACGGGGACGTGCAGTGTGGGGCAATATGAAAGTTTCTTTCTGATTATGCCGAAGCATCAGGTTGTCACTGTGGCAGCCTGATAAAAAATATTTGGTTTTCACGTGACTTCGATGTCCAAATAAGTTATATTTATAAATAGTAATGATTATTATTTATAAATAATCAAGGATAGTCCCATCAGCAAAGGTAAACATAATTTATTGATTATCTGAAAGATTTAACCAAAATCCTGATCTGGTGTGTTAATTAAGTACTCTTTCATCTTTTTTTGCAATGCAGCAACCTAATCTTACTTCGCTACCGTCTTGTTGTCTCCATATGCTTACTAAAGCCAATCAACTGACGGAAAGATTAAATATGCGCCAGATTATCATTTTTTTATTAATGTTTTTTACGGCCTTAATCTTGCACAATACAGCTAAAGCCCAGCCTAATCTGAATGAAAGTGCTGATTTTGCTGTGCTGCAACAGCAAAATGGCGGTTATCATTTTACAACCCTGCCGCTAACATCTACAGACGGACAGCGCCAGTACCGCATTTACATCGGGATTCCTGCACAACAGCCTCCTGCTGGGGGTTATCCTGTTTTCTACGCGCTGGACGGAAATGCCATACTGACTTTTCTAACTCCTGAAAACATGCAGATACTGGCACGGCAGCCTCAGCCTCCAGTATTGGTATTGCTAGGTTATGCAACTGATAAACGTTTTGATGTGCGGGCACGCGCCTACGACTACACCATTGCGCCGGAAGACAACAATACCGACCCACTCGATGCCAGCAGAATCAACGGCGGTGCCGATATATTTCTGGATATGATACAGAATGAGGTTATGCCGGCTGTACAGATGAGAGTGGCAGTCAATCTGGATAATCAAACGCTGTGGGGCCATTCTTATGGCGGGTTGCTGGTACTGCATACTCTATTTACTCAGCCTAATCTGTTTCAACACTATATTGCAGCAGACCCGTCTGTGTGGCTGCATGGCGATTTACTTCAGCAGGAAGCAGCGGAAATGCTGAAGCGTAAGGTTGATTTTTCTGGCAGCAGCCTTTTGATACTCAATAGTAAGCTCAGACCCAAAAAAATTCCTAAAAATCCGCATGTTGCCGCCCGAATTCGGATGCGTAACGAACAAACGGCCAGACAAGGTAATTTGGGCAGAAAACTGGCCGATGAATTGCAGCATCATACTGATTTAAGCGTTAAATACGAAGTTTATCCGCAAGAAAACCATGGCAGCCTGTTTGGCAAAAGCCTGCAACTAACTCTTTTTCACCCCTCAATCAGGCCACAATAATGAATAAACGGTCACCTCATCAAGCTTATCTGGTTCGGGTACAAGATATTATCGATCTAAGCCCTAATCTGCGCCGGCTGGTTTTGCACAGTGATGATTTGGTTGATTATCCGCATCAGTTTAATGGTGCTCATATAAAGATTTTTCTAGCGTCCGCAGGTCAGACTTCGCCACAACTACCGCAATTTTCCGGTCATGGTTTTAAATGGGGTGATCCAGACAATAAGCCGATTGTGCGCACTTATACCATCCGAGATTATGATGCTCAGGCATGCACGGTAAGTATTGATTTTGTGAAACATGGTGACAATGGTCCGGCTTCGGCATTTGCAGAACACGCTCGTGCGGGAGACATCATCGGGATTTCATCACCGGGAGGCCCGAATCCGATGCTGAAAGCAGCTACACGTTATTTATTTGTTGGAGATATTACGGCTGTACCAGCGATTGCATCGTTGCTGTCTGATATTGATCAGGAGGCCAGTGGAGATGTGGTTTTACTGTTGCCAGATGCCAGCGATTTACCAACCACTCTCAACCTGCCTACCAATATGCAGTTGCATATGTTTTATGGCACTTTAAGTCAGATTCCGGCACTAATAGAAAAAGTGTCCGGTTTTCCACCCCTGTGTGCAGATGATTTTGCCTGGGT
This portion of the Snodgrassella alvi genome encodes:
- a CDS encoding FepA family TonB-dependent siderophore receptor, giving the protein MSQYPFPSFKLALLPLLFSGGMAHAQDGAKLDDIYVTAEQQVKQSLGVSKIDSLDIERRPPVNDISELVRTMPGVNLTGNTASGQHGNKRQIDIRGMGPENTLIMIDGRPVTSRNSARMSWRGERDTIGDSDWVPTAEIQSIEVIRGPAAARYGSGAAGGVVNIVTKKVSNEYHGAINAFMNLPADKEEGDTHRIGFDLTGPIIKDVLGFRLYGNLNSTDADSPYINQRSGDKGSKSLVAGQEGLLNKDVGGRLAWRLSPAQTLTLDATYSRQGNRYNGDGPNNVQTDYTQSLYGKETRRVYRQSFALTHEGAWDWGDSKLVAQYDKTTNSHCSEALAGGPEGLCQDLGTKDITYADSVLTTKRLAGEVHIPFSVWVPHVLTMGAEYQHDKLNDPDGLRRIPMPNAVYPAAANHTPSLSSWAGYVEDNISLTEQLKVVPMLRYDHNNKTGGNVSPGINMSWQLHPNWLLKGGIARAYKVPNLYQSTDSYMLYSKGNGCAVSSGSGRGCYLIGNSKLKPETSVNKEIGFEFSKNGYLASLAYFRNDYKNKIEAGRQIIFTGSSGISARPGGYDYFEWTNTRKALVEGLEGNFTLPFSQQWKWVNNFTYMFNSKNKETGNPLSIIPKYTINSSLAWTPTEKWDTLLTYTYYGRQKPRTVPVNPVEAGIGNGGQGTVGLSGEEMGSYGIWGISAGYAVNKNINVRAGMSNIFNKRIYASTLRGTAYTYNERGRAVWGNMKVSF
- a CDS encoding alpha/beta hydrolase yields the protein MRQIIIFLLMFFTALILHNTAKAQPNLNESADFAVLQQQNGGYHFTTLPLTSTDGQRQYRIYIGIPAQQPPAGGYPVFYALDGNAILTFLTPENMQILARQPQPPVLVLLGYATDKRFDVRARAYDYTIAPEDNNTDPLDASRINGGADIFLDMIQNEVMPAVQMRVAVNLDNQTLWGHSYGGLLVLHTLFTQPNLFQHYIAADPSVWLHGDLLQQEAAEMLKRKVDFSGSSLLILNSKLRPKKIPKNPHVAARIRMRNEQTARQGNLGRKLADELQHHTDLSVKYEVYPQENHGSLFGKSLQLTLFHPSIRPQ
- a CDS encoding siderophore-interacting protein, with amino-acid sequence MNKRSPHQAYLVRVQDIIDLSPNLRRLVLHSDDLVDYPHQFNGAHIKIFLASAGQTSPQLPQFSGHGFKWGDPDNKPIVRTYTIRDYDAQACTVSIDFVKHGDNGPASAFAEHARAGDIIGISSPGGPNPMLKAATRYLFVGDITAVPAIASLLSDIDQEASGDVVLLLPDASDLPTTLNLPTNMQLHMFYGTLSQIPALIEKVSGFPPLCADDFAWVAGEAEMVRPLRDLLRNQWQLPPQRHYAVPYWRHGETEESYHEARHRFIEK